Genomic DNA from Theropithecus gelada isolate Dixy chromosome 1, Tgel_1.0, whole genome shotgun sequence:
CATTATGTCAATGTCACCACTCTGTGAAGCGGGCAGAAttcaccccattttacagatgatgttCATAAACTTTAAATAACTTCTCTAGTCACACAGCTAGATTACAGAGTTAGGCTTCAAACCCAGGTCAACATTTCAACCATTATACTGTATGGTAAATCTAGACAGAGATGGGTGGTATGCTGTTTTGGATAATGATCTAGAATTTAAGGGAAAATTCAGAACTAGAGATATACATTTGAGAGTCATCGCCACTGGGGTGGGGGAAGCCACAGATGAGGCTAAGACTGTCCAGCAAGAAAACAGAGGCAAGAACGAAGCTGGAAGAACATTCACATTAGAACAGGAGGGAGCAGGGGCAGGAGAGctgaaaaaggaaactgagatgtGGTGATGTCAAGGGAGAATCCTATGAAGAGAACGTTGTGTACTTCAAAAAGCTAGAATATGACCAGTATAACAAGATTTGCAATTACAAAGGCTTTGAACCAAAATGCCCTCACCGCTGTATTGGTGGAGGCAGACAGCAAGCAGTAAAGAGCAACAAAGGGCACGGGGATGGGGTTGAGATCCTCAAGGAGCTTGGATTTAAAAAAGAttaccttggccgggcgcagtggctcacgcctgtaataccagcactttgggaggacgaggcgggtggatcacgaggtcaggagatcaagaccatcctggctaatacggtgaaactccgtctctactaaaaatacaaaaaattagctgggcttggtggcgggcgcctgtagtcccagctacttgggaggctgaggcaggagaatggtgtgaacccgggaggcagagcttgcagtgagccgagatcgcgccactgtactccagcctgggtgacaaagtgagactccatctcaaaaaaaaaaagattaccttGAAGTGTTGCAGACTCTGTTGCCATCCACAACCCATGAAGGAAGAGGGCCAGGCAAGATGGTTAATACAAACTACTCCAGCTGCACTTAGCAGCTTAGGCTCAGAGAAGGAGAAATGGACATTGGAGCGGGGATTGGAAGTGAAGAAACCGGGTACTGAGAGAGGGAATAAGGGCCCTAAGGACTTTGGATTCTTCTAGATGGAAAAGCTGCCCTTGCTGGGGCGctagtaaagatttttttaaatctcaataaTTAGAAGGGCCCATTCggcatttttaacaaaaaacaaagccaggGTTTACTTTTGTATTATGTAAAAAGGATCTGATTAACAGATAATTGATGTTAACAAGTTTaattcaaaaagaataaactgtTTTTCAGGTACCACAGGCACTGCTGGAACAGGATGAAAACGGATACACCAGTTACTAATTACTCCTCACTCTTCAAATTGATTCCCGTAAAGACTTCTACTTcgcaaatactttaaaataggCTGTGTAcaggaaagaaataatagcacatgtatttgtattttattattcagaCTGGCTGCCATCCCAACTAGATAAAGGAGGTTTTACTGAGCTGTAATAGCTAGCACTTGCATGTTTTCAGAGCACTCTAAACTGGTTTTCTCCCTCTTCACAGGATCAGCAGGGAACACGTTCCCCATTTTGCAGGGAAACCAAGGCCAGGAGAGGTGAAGCGGCATACCCCAGGTCACCACTCAGACCTCTTGCCTCCAAGTCCAAGGCTCTTTCCTCTCCCAATTCTCCTGATCTGTGACCTCCTGGGCATTCTGGCCAATCTGCTTCCCTCTGACTTTGCAGACTGCCCTGATGGAGCTACCACGAAGGCAGGTGGGAAGCCTGCAGTCTCCTGACCAGCCTGTGCTTCTTGGTTCTTACGCAAGCCAGTTCTTTCTGTGAAATATTTATCAGCAGCAATCAACCACCAGGTCTATGAGGGTCCCTATTGTCCTTCAGCCAAGGCTGCTCTCTCCCCGAGACCCCCGCCTCACCAGGGGCACAAGGATACACGCAACTATTGCAGGAAACGTAGGTTCTTCCTGCAATACAATTAAAGctgctaacatttactgagtacccaCTGGTGGTTGTGAGGATGAGGTAATGTATGTAAAGTTTTAGCATAGTCTGTGACAATGTATGTAAAGTTCTTAGCATAGTCACTATGTTAAGAAGTAATTATGTAAAGTTCTTAGTCACTATGCTAAGAACTTTACGTAATTACctcatcctcacaacaacccaacAAAAATTCTTACCCCTATTTAACAGGTGAGGATATTGAGGTTCAGAAGggctaagtgacttgcccaaggtcatccagTTAATTGTTGAGGCAGTATTCATAATTCAAGTCTGTCAGACTCGAGAAtccactttatttttcctctgctaCACTGCCCTGGCTCCCTACTTTACAAGTACTTAAGAGATCTAAAgcaaagtggaaaagaaaaagtgaggcaAGACGGAGGGGCTTTTACATTTTCACTGCCTGGCTCCCAACCCAGACTCTGGCAAGGCTAATTCCATGATGTTTCACTCAGCGACAGTCCCACCAACCAGGAGCCCTGGGGAGCTGACCAGAGTCAAAAGGCTCCCTGGCAGGCTTGTTCTGGCAGCTGCCCAGTCGACTTGTGCTAACACAGCAACAGGCACAGGAAAGGGTCTAGAAAGAGTGGAAAAGCACCAGACACTGAACCGCTGCAGGGAGAGAAGTGATTCCTGCCGTGCTCGGACAGCATAACCCTATACTAAAGCCAACACCATCACAGGGCTGGGAAGAGACGGGGAGAAGTGGTAGGAGCAAAAAGCCCCAAGCACGTCCACTCACTCATGTGTTTCAGTGAACTGTGACTGGAAGGCCAGTCAAAAAGAGGGTCACTGCCTCCAAGGTGAATCAGCAAGCATGGAAGAAAACCAGTCTGTACCTTGGTTCATTCCAGCAACCCTGACCTGTCTATACCCACATCCACATAAACCTTGCTACCTAATGTCACCGGAGCAGAGGCAAGAGCACATATACTATCTTACAGCCACTGCAACGACCAATTTCAGCCAGCCTGTGGGAAAGAAAGATCTAGCTGAGAATACTAATAGACTTGCTAGAGGAAGAAATTCAGTGACGACATGCTCTtggaaagaaaagtatttaaaagggGGCACAATCAAAGTGAGACTGGAAGAAGGGAGCCACTTGGATTCCGAAAGATAGGGCTCTCTCGACCAGACACCGAGTGCAGGCCAATGGGTGGTGACagggatattttaaaagatctgaaaatccaaaaatgtCTGTGGGAAAATGTGTTTGCTATTATTTCTGTAGGCTTTCCATCCTCACATTTTTCTTAGGTTATTAAGCTGTCTTTGTACAGGATGCCCAAAAGGGTTTTGAGGGAAACCAATTCTGGGATCTAATATTTGTCACAAGTTGATAGATcgaaaaaaaagcatatttcttAGGTGTCATCAGAAGGAGGCAGTTTGAGAGGTCACAAATTGGCAGCCACTGGGTCAAATTAACCCCACAGGTAGGTTAGCATGCTTAGAATTTTGTAAAATGAACTATCAACACTTAAAAATCAGAAGGTTACACACACCAGACAACCCTGAATTTctagcatcttttcttttcttttttttttttttttttttacactctCTGGAACTCTTAGAACATCttttagaaaaattcaaaaatctggTACCACTGGATGAGCAGCAGATTGGAAGGTGAGTCGCCACTGCCCCCTTTCGGCAGGTCTGTACTTTCTGCCAGCGTGGTGGCGCATTTGTCACCTGACCTCTGCCGGCACCGGTGTTTGGTTTAGCCCAGGGAAGCGATTGCAGGCTTGGTAATGCCCAGGACTGCCATAGGGTGGCAGCACTGGTGTGCCAATGAGGCCTGCTCATCAGCCAGAACCAGAAATCTCCTTACTTGGTAGCTGACAGCCTCTCCCCAAGTTCCATCGGATTTGTTCCCTGCGAAGCAACAGCAGCTCATTTCCACATTCCCACTAGGCCTCAGTGACATAGAAGAAGCCAACGACTCAACCTGCTCCCTCCTCTCAGGCCACCACCAGGTCCTGGAAGGTACCTCCAGCTGGCACCTCTTCACAGCTGGCACCTCTAACTGTTCAGGAACTCCACCCTCACCCACCTGTGAACACCATCAGGCCTCAGGAGAGACAGTCTAAGAAGCAGGGCCAATACCCACTCCCTTTTAGAGGCAGATTAATTCACGAAATGCTCAGTACTGCCCTTTGCTGACTTAAACATCAGACGACTTCAAGAGGCAACAGCTTCTTATGCTTCTTCCTGCTGTCTGCTTTTACTCCCCTCACAGCCTTACCAGCAACATCTTAAGTGGTAACATTTAGTAGAAACTCCTAGAGCCCTTTAGGAAAGACATTTGGTGTTATGCATGAGATCCTCAAAACTGCTCATTTATCCCATTTCATCCAAAGTGACATTTACTATTTTTACTGTTTATTCCAAAATGCAGGAAAAACTTCATATAAGATATTCATTGCAGTATCTAAACAAGTGAACAACcagaaacaactgaaatgtccGGCAATATGGAAACTGTCCAGAATAAACTTATGCCATACTCCCACTTGATAGACAATTATGTTGCTATTAAAAACAActacagccgggtgcggtggctcatgcctgtaatcccagcactttaggaggccaaggcaggcggatcacaaggtcagaagttcgagaccagcctgaccaacatggtgaaaccctgtctctactgaaaatacaaagatcagccaggcatagtggcgcgcacctgtaatcccagctactcaggaggttgaggcaggagaatcgcttgaacccgggaggcagaggttgcagtgagccgagatcacgtcactgcactccagactgggcaatacagcaagactccatattaaaaaaaaaaaaaaaaaactacaggccgccaggcacggtgcctcacacctgtaattccagcactttggggaagttgaggcagacgggatcacttgaggtcaggagtttgagaccagcctggccaacatggtgaaacccccatctttactaaaaacacaaacactagccaggcgtgatggtgcatgcctgtaatcccagctacttagggagctgaggcgggagaatcacttgaacccaggaggcagaggttgccttgagccaagatcacaccattgcactccagcctgggtgacagaatgggactccatctccaaaaaaaaaaaaaacaaaaaactacaggccaaggccggaggatcgtttgagaccagcctgggaaacatagtgagacctggttctacaaaaaattaaaaaattagttgggcgtggtggcatactcctgtagtcccagctatttggggggctgaagtgggaggatcacttgagcccaggaggtcaaggttgcactgagccgtgAATGATGACcacacaaaatggaaaaatgataatgtgagaaaagtatataaaattaaatgtacagTAATAACTATCTTTAAAACCTATGCAGAGAATTAGTAAAAGACAACAAAATGTTAATGGTTGTTATTAACGAGCTGGGAACATGGGTGCCCTTTTTAAAATCCCTACCAAATTTTCTTGAATGTGCGTATATACTTTTATAGGGAAaggcgtgtgcgtgtgtgtgtgtgtggtctacTTCCATTTAGACTTGAAGCTGCTACGGCCAATTGTAATGATGGTAAAAAGCTTCCTGGGAATCTGTGCCTCCAGGATTCAATGCAACCGCACTAGTAAAGCAGTTTCCAGGGCTCCTTGGCACCCTTTAATACCAATGTTATCCTGCTCTAAAACACCTGTACTTGCCTAACTCCTAAGAAGACTCCCAAATACCATCTAGATGATAAGATTCGATCATTATGGTTCTCAGATACCACTTTAATCAAGTTTTGCACTCTACAGTGATGGGGGTAGATGATGGGGACTGTTTTCAAGCAAATTCACGAGGCACATGTTCGTCCCTGCCCCAAAGTGAACAGTCTGGGCTTCCCAGAACAGAAAAATGCTTTCCTTCCCGGGGGAATCCCATTCCTGAGCTGACAACACAGATTTCAGTAAGAATGAGCACAAAGGATAGGGCAAAACAGTGAAGGGAGCCAGGTGCATATTTGAATTCTTCCCAGTGCAGACTGGAACTAGACATGCAGGTATCCCTCCTAAAGGCAACACCCAAATCCCAGCCATTCCCACTCGAGGCCAAACCGCCTGCCCACAGAGATTGACAGCCAACGTTCATCTCATAACACTCCTCCCAGCAGTGCACCAGTAAACTCAGATGCCTGAGTGCTTGTGGCCACCACACAACAGATGCGGCCTTCCTCTTCACTGGCCCTTTGGCTGCCGCTGGGTCTGCCTGGACATCAAGGAGCAGCCAGTATTTGTGTGGCTGTGTGGTGTGGGAGGGGCCAGAATAAGCAACAAAGCCAATTAGATGTGGGTTCTGGGGCTCTGTCAACATGGTAGCAGGACAAGTCACCGCCCACAGTAGGGCCGTAGGGCCCTGTGTCCTCCATCAATTCTTCTCTGGGCGGTTTCTGTTCAGCACAGCTTTCGGGGCAAATTCTAGCTTGTCCTTAAGGCTCACCACCTGCGTGTGGTCCTTGCCTAGAAGCTCATCCAGCTTGCGATCCTCTCGGCGCTCTGAGATGCTCTTTTCCTCCTCCACGGGCTGGGGGTCCTTTCCCCTGATGAACCATTCCAGGTGGTAGCCCACAGCCCCGACCACGAAGGCAACAGGGAATGTGACATAAGGAGCATAGGTACGAACCACGGTCCAAAACACAGGCCACATGACATCTGTGGAAGAGCACAAGGCAGCATTAGAGAGAACCCAGCATCACCTCCCACCAAATAAGAGCAACCCACTAGGGCTCTCCACTTACCAGGCAGCCTGGCAcaatgttttttactttttgttttgggtttttttttttttttgagacagagtcttgctctgtcacccaggctagtggtgcgatctcggctcactgcaacctccacctcccaggttcaagcaattatctgccttaGCGtctcaagtagccgggattacagctaatttttgtatttgtttagtagagacagggtttcaccgtgttggtcaggctggtcttgaactcctgacctcatgattt
This window encodes:
- the LOC112625289 gene encoding uncharacterized protein LOC112625289, whose amino-acid sequence is RTQGPTALLWAVTCPATMLTEPQNPHLIGFVAYSGPSHTTQPHKYWLLLDVQADPAAAKGPVKRKAASVVWWPQALRHLSLLVHCWEECYEMNVGCQSLWAGGLASSGNGWDLGVAFRRDTCMSSSSLHWEEFKYAPGSLHCFALSFVLILTEICVVSSGMGFPREGKHFSVLGSPDCSLWGRDEHVPREFA
- the SMIM12 gene encoding small integral membrane protein 12 isoform X2; the protein is MWPVFWTVVRTYAPYVTFPVAFVVGAVGYHLEWFIRGKDPQPVEEEKSISERREDRKLDELLGKDHTQVVSLKDKLEFAPKAVLNRNRPEKN